In Primulina eburnea isolate SZY01 chromosome 3, ASM2296580v1, whole genome shotgun sequence, one DNA window encodes the following:
- the LOC140825183 gene encoding protein P21-like, whose protein sequence is MNHHKIALLIFLPLLFLQTRAIFFNIRNNCPYTVWAASLPGGGRRLDSGQTWTLGFPKGPGRVKIWARTNCTFNASGRGRCLTGDCNGLLQCQTYGTPPMTLAEYGLNSFAYKDYYDISLLQGFNVPMQFQPTSNGCTRSLRCTADITGQCPNALKAPGGCNNPCTVYKTTEYCCHSGPCRPTNLSRFFKVRCRDAFTYPEDDPTSTFTCPAGSSYRVVFCP, encoded by the coding sequence atgaATCACCACAAGATAGCTCTCCTAATCTTCTTGCCGCTTCTCTTCCTCCAAACCCGTGCAATATTCTTCAACATCCGCAACAACTGCCCCTACACAGTCTGGGCCGCCTCCCTCCCCGGTGGAGGCCGCCGCCTCGACAGTGGTCAGACGTGGACGCTCGGCTTCCCCAAAGGGCCGGGACGCGTCAAAATCTGGGCCCGAACGAACTGCACCTTCAACGCATCGGGCCGCGGCAGATGCCTAACCGGAGACTGTAACGGACTGCTCCAATGCCAGACATACGGGACCCCACCCATGACCCTTGCGGAATACGGGCTTAACAGCTTCGCGTACAAAGACTACTACGACATCTCCCTTTTACAAGGATTCAACGTGCCGATGCAGTTCCAGCCCACCTCGAACGGGTGCACCCGCTCCTTGAGATGCACGGCGGACATCACGGGGCAGTGCCCGAATGCACTCAAGGCTCCCGGGGGATGCAATAACCCGTGCACGGTATACAAGACGACGGAGTATTGCTGCCACTCGGGGCCGTGCCGGCCGACGAATCTGTCCAGGTTTTTCAAGGTGAGGTGCCGCGATGCTTTCACGTATCCGGAGGATGACCCCACCAGCACTTTTACATGCCCCGCCGGATCGAGTTATCGGGTTGTATTCTGCCCTTAG
- the LOC140827979 gene encoding thaumatin-like protein: MIKSLGFFLIALFFNHTNAITFSVKNNCPFTVWAAAVPGGGQRLENNQTWEVNVPDQTLGRIWARTGCSFNETGRGRCQTGDCNELLKCENYGESPFTAVRYRLNIFNDLDFLDVSLINGFNVPVKAAPDTGHCGRSIQCSVDINEFCPKQLRVPGGCSDPCNVFRKDKYCCGSGKCGPTKYSRFFQSKCPRAYTYPKDDQPELSSCSAGTNYTVVFCP; this comes from the coding sequence ATGATCAAATCCCTCGGATTTTTTCTCATCGCTCTTTTCTTCAACCACACCAATGCAATCACATTTAGCGTAAAGAACAACTGTCCCTTCACCGTATGGGCTGCCGCAGTACCTGGTGGAGGCCAGCGGCTTGAAAACAACCAAACATGGGAAGTAAACGTTCCCGACCAAACGCTAGGCCGGATTTGGGCTCGAACCGGATGCTCCTTCAATGAGACCGGTAGAGGCAGATGCCAAACCGGTGACTGCAACGAGCTTCTGAAGTGCGAAAACTACGGTGAATCTCCCTTCACTGCTGTGAGATACAGACTCAACATATTCAACGACTTGGATTTCCTCGACGTATCTCTTATAAATGGCTTCAATGTACCAGTCAAGGCAGCTCCCGACACCGGGCACTGCGGGAGGTCTATTCAATGCAGCGTAGATATCAATGAGTTCTGCCCGAAGCAGCTGCGGGTGCCGGGAGGGTGCAGCGATCCGTGCAACGTGTTTAGGAAGGACAAATACTGTTGTGGCTCGGGGAAGTGCGGGCCGACGAAGTATTCGAGATTTTTTCAGAGCAAGTGCCCGAGAGCTTATACTTATCCTAAAGATGATCAGCCAGAGCTCTCTAGTTGCTCTGCAGGAACCAACTATACAGTCGTATTTTGCCCTTGA